In Halorussus limi, a genomic segment contains:
- a CDS encoding ABC transporter permease has protein sequence MSTETDEATAGPTIAPGETGGGERGFRTDVWVNFKRWNLKAVRNPFVLTASLVQPIVFLVLFTQVFGQVASGAISRGGPAVTYESFLLPAIVIQVSLVAAATSGIGLVNDIEEGMFEKVLVSPMNRAAVFLGKTLAEMLRITVQILIILGLGVLLGANIETGVAGALAIVVIGIVFAGWFTAFSNVVALVTRDQESTIIGANILQFPLLFVSSAFLPVELLPEWIQLISDFNPVTYGVDAARTLVIDGWIWETILPNVGVLVGLDLVLGAFAVYMLNRASSSEVE, from the coding sequence ATGAGTACCGAGACCGACGAAGCGACCGCCGGTCCGACCATCGCGCCGGGCGAGACCGGCGGCGGCGAACGCGGGTTCCGAACCGACGTGTGGGTCAACTTCAAGCGGTGGAACCTGAAAGCGGTGCGCAACCCCTTCGTGCTGACCGCGTCGCTCGTCCAACCGATAGTCTTCCTCGTCCTCTTCACGCAGGTCTTCGGACAGGTCGCCAGCGGTGCAATCAGTCGCGGCGGGCCGGCCGTCACGTACGAGAGTTTCCTGCTGCCCGCCATCGTGATTCAGGTGTCGCTGGTCGCCGCGGCGACGTCCGGCATCGGACTGGTCAACGACATCGAAGAGGGGATGTTCGAGAAGGTGTTGGTGAGTCCGATGAACCGGGCCGCGGTGTTCCTCGGGAAGACGCTCGCCGAGATGCTCCGCATCACGGTCCAGATACTCATCATCCTCGGGTTGGGCGTCCTGCTCGGCGCGAACATCGAAACCGGCGTCGCGGGCGCGCTGGCCATCGTCGTCATCGGCATCGTGTTCGCCGGGTGGTTCACCGCGTTCTCGAACGTCGTCGCGCTGGTGACCCGCGACCAAGAGTCGACCATCATCGGCGCGAACATCCTCCAGTTCCCCCTGCTGTTCGTCTCCTCGGCGTTCCTCCCGGTCGAACTCCTCCCCGAGTGGATTCAGCTAATCAGCGACTTCAACCCCGTGACCTACGGCGTGGACGCGGCCCGAACGCTGGTCATCGACGGATGGATCTGGGAGACGATTCTTCCGAACGTCGGCGTGCTAGTCGGACTCGACCTCGTTCTCGGCGCGTTCGCGGTGTACATGCTCAACCGGGCGTCGAGTTCGGAAGTGGAGTAG
- a CDS encoding 5-formyltetrahydrofolate cyclo-ligase, giving the protein MSKQDLRERIWDHLEEAGVARFPFPPHDRIPNFAGADDAADRLAETEAWRDADAVKANPDAPQLPVRRRALREGKTVYMAVPRLRDEKPFYELDPAEIPSAEYDSAPTISHVESYARQVAPEDVATIDLVVSGSVAVTASGARVGKGEGYSDLEYAVLRELRLVDGGTPVATTVHDSQVVTDEVAVEAHDVPMDLLVTPTETIRTDTEYETPSGVFWDELSEERIAEIPVLEGRRP; this is encoded by the coding sequence ATGTCCAAACAAGACCTCCGCGAGCGAATCTGGGACCACCTCGAAGAAGCGGGCGTCGCCCGGTTCCCCTTCCCGCCCCACGACCGGATTCCGAACTTCGCAGGAGCGGACGACGCCGCCGACCGACTCGCGGAAACCGAGGCGTGGCGGGACGCCGACGCCGTCAAGGCCAACCCCGACGCGCCGCAGCTACCAGTCCGGCGGCGCGCGCTCCGCGAGGGCAAGACCGTCTACATGGCGGTGCCTCGACTCCGGGACGAGAAGCCGTTCTACGAACTCGACCCCGCGGAGATTCCGTCCGCGGAGTACGACAGCGCGCCCACCATCTCGCACGTCGAGTCCTACGCGCGGCAGGTCGCGCCCGAGGACGTGGCGACCATCGACCTCGTGGTATCGGGGAGCGTCGCGGTCACTGCGTCCGGCGCGCGAGTCGGGAAGGGAGAGGGATACAGCGACCTCGAGTACGCCGTCCTCCGCGAGTTGAGACTCGTCGACGGAGGGACGCCCGTCGCGACTACCGTCCACGACTCGCAAGTCGTGACCGACGAGGTGGCGGTCGAGGCCCACGACGTGCCGATGGACCTCCTGGTGACGCCGACGGAGACCATTCGGACCGACACCGAGTACGAAACGCCTTCGGGCGTGTTCTGGGACGAACTGTCCGAGGAACGCATCGCCGAGATTCCGGTGTTGGAAGGACGGCGACCGTAG